The following are encoded together in the Chlorocebus sabaeus isolate Y175 chromosome 20, mChlSab1.0.hap1, whole genome shotgun sequence genome:
- the LOC103223985 gene encoding uncharacterized protein isoform X2 — translation MSSYQEKQTFTPPPQLQQQQVKQPSQPPPQEPFVPITKEPCHPKVPQPGTAKIPEPDGTKVPKPGYTKVPEPEPHPVTPGPAQQKTKQK, via the exons ATGAGTTCTTACCAGGAGAAGCAGACCTTTACCCCACCACCTCAGCTTCAACAGCAGCAGGTGAAACAACCCAGCCAGCCTCCACCTCAGGAACCATTTGTTCCCATAACCAAGGAGCCATGCCACCCAAAGGTTCCACAACCTGGAACCGCAAAGATTCCAGAGCCAGATGGCACCAAGGTCCCTAAGCCAGGCTACACCAAGGTCCCTGAGCCAG AGCCGCATCCAGTCACTCCAGGCCCAGCTCAGCAGAAGACCAAGCAGAAGTAA
- the LOC103223985 gene encoding uncharacterized protein isoform X1, with product MSSYQEKQTFTPPPQLQQQQVKQPSQPPPQEPFVPITKEPCHPKVPQPGTAKIPEPDGTKVPKPGYTKVPEPGSTKVPEPGSTKVPEPGSTKVPDKGCINFPEPGAIKIPEQGYTKVPEPGYTTVPEPHPVTPGPAQQKTKQK from the coding sequence ATGAGTTCTTACCAGGAGAAGCAGACCTTTACCCCACCACCTCAGCTTCAACAGCAGCAGGTGAAACAACCCAGCCAGCCTCCACCTCAGGAACCATTTGTTCCCATAACCAAGGAGCCATGCCACCCAAAGGTTCCACAACCTGGAACCGCAAAGATTCCAGAGCCAGATGGCACCAAGGTCCCTAAGCCAGGCTACACCAAGGTCCCTGAGCCAGGCAGCACCAAGGTCCCTGAGCCAGGCAGCACCAAGGTCCCTGAACCGGGCAGCACCAAGGTCCCTGACAAAGGCTGCATCAACTTTCCTGAGCCAGGCGCCATTAAAATCCCTGAGCAAGGTTACACCAAAGTTCCTGAGCCAGGCTACACAACGGTACCAGAGCCGCATCCAGTCACTCCAGGCCCAGCTCAGCAGAAGACCAAGCAGAAGTAA
- the LOC103223986 gene encoding cornifin-A: MNSQQQKQPCTPPPQPQQQQVKQPCQPPPQEPCIPKTKEPCHPKVPEPCHPKVPEPCQPKFPEPCHPKVPEPCPSTVTPAPAQQKTKQK, from the coding sequence ATGAATTcccagcagcagaagcagcccTGCACCCCACCCCCTCAGCCTCAGCAGCAGCAGGTGAAACAGCCTTGCCAGCCTCCACCCCAAGAACCATGCATCCCCAAAACCAAGGAGCCCTGCCACCCCAAAGTGCCTGAGCCCTGCCACCCCAAAGTGCCTGAGCCCTGCCAGCCCAAGTTTCCAGAGCCCTGCCACCCCAAGGTGCCTGAGCCCTGCCCTTCAACGGTCACTCCAGCACCAGCCCAGCAGAAGACCAAGCAGAAGTAA